A segment of the Salvia miltiorrhiza cultivar Shanhuang (shh) unplaced genomic scaffold, IMPLAD_Smil_shh original_scaffold_305, whole genome shotgun sequence genome:
GGGGATAAGGGAAATGCACGTAGGGATAatggggttttttttttcttttttttttcagatatTTATAAATACATTAAGTTTTTTGTTTGTAATTACATATAGTTTTTTTTAGATTAGTAatttatatttcaattatttttttattttttattttttaaaaatgagatCAAAATTTTATAGAGCTCCCATAATGAAAGAAGTGGCTCTCTATATAGTCCTTAAGAGTAAGAGGCTCTCCATTGTGAATGCTCTTCTGACTTTAAATTCAACCTAATATAAATGTAAATTGTGGAATTCCGTATAGTAAAttctgaaagaaaaaaaaattaaaatgatatcaAGTAAAGAAGTATGTACATGAAAATTGACAATGTAGTTTGGATTTATAAGAGAGGGTGAGTCAACATCTTTTTGGAATCATCACTGGACAGGGAGAACGAGATTATCCGACCGATTCCCAAGACTATTTCACCTCAGCAACAACCCTGGGGGCAACATTAAAAGTATGGGAACTTGGAACGATGGAGTCTGGGAATGGAATCTTGAGTGGAGAAGAATCCTGCTTGATAGAGAGAAAGACCAAGTTTCTACCCTCCTGTCTTTTATCAACAATTTTAAGTTGGTGATGGGGAAACCGGATGGTTGGAAATGGAAACTTTCGTCGGATGGTTGTTTCACTGTTAAGTCGGCATTCAAGGCAATTTGCGACGGGGTTTGTGCCCCCCAACAGAAGAATCCTGCCTTATCTTCCATCTGGAAAGCCCCGGCTACACACAAGGCTAAAGTGATTGCTTGGAGGATGCTGTGTGGAAGAATGGCGACGATCGACAATCTCTTGAAGAGGCAGGTTCCTATCCCGAACTCGGAGACTGCTTGTAAACTCTGTTACCT
Coding sequences within it:
- the LOC131004002 gene encoding uncharacterized protein LOC131004002; the protein is MGTWNDGVWEWNLEWRRILLDREKDQVSTLLSFINNFKLVMGKPDGWKWKLSSDGCFTVKSAFKAICDGVCAPQQKNPALSSIWKAPATHKAKVIAWRMLCGRMATIDNLLKRQVPIPNSETACKLCYLEDEDT